The segment AGATGCTCAGAACTCATCTGGCTCTCGGAGGAGCTGCCTCCTGCTGTGCCGAGGCTATTGCCCATTTGCAGCAAACCAACCTGTTTGCGGAGAAGGGCAGAGTAGCTGGATTTGTGTGACATGGTGCCTGAGAAACAAGCTCTGAGACCCATCTGCCTCCCCACCCTCGTGGCCTCCCAATTAGTGTCCTTCACCTCACCCTTCTTCAGAGCCCCTTCTGTATTTCTCATACTTGCTGCCTTTCCATCTCGCAGTGTTCCCTGAAGGATGCTCCACAGCAGCTATCCAGGAGATCCTTCCCTCTAGTTCTGTTGAAGAACTGACAATTGGTGATAGGGAACCAGCCTCCCAATAACTTGGGAGAAAAATTAGTTTCAAGTCTCAAGGGTTGTCACACCTGGTTACCTGTGATGCAGTACAGTTAGTGCCACTTGCTTTGCATAAATATTAGTTGGAACAGGACAGGAATCCAGGTGTGTCATCTCACGTAAGAGTTCCGATCATCAAGCCAGAGTTTGTTTCACTCAAGAAATAGTTACTTGATAGAAAACGGATGAATTCTAGTGGGATGGAATTGAGGGAGATCTGTTCTAGCAGAGCTAGAACGCTCGCTTGAGAGGTGTGACACTGGTTCATCTGCTTTGCTCATATCCACAGACTGCCCAACTAAAATATTCCATTAAATTTCAGTTTAATGGAACAAATAATTTCTCCTTTGAACTACAGGGGAATCTGATAGAGAGCTGAAGGGAATGTTAAAGCAATATTAAATAGTTTCAGTAGCATAGAGTAATAGCACATGGAACCTCGTGATGTGAAGAAACTTGTCACATGTCAGGTGGGGTGCTTTCGCGGGCAAGAGACACCCCTTTCTCTGTAGTATCTACCTCACAAGGTACAAAAAGCAGATAATGAAAATGGTATAGGTTACTTAACTGGGGTGTCCAGGTGAAGTTAGCAAGTACTGTAATGTGTTGGAATAGAGGAGACAGAGGAGCGTTCTGACCTTGAAAAGATGCcaaaaattagtggaaaaatTCAGTTGTCAGAGGTGATCTAACAGAGCTATATACTTCTAGAGGGCTACAGAAATCctggatttaaaaataaagctgagtCAAAGCCAGTATCTGCTCCAAGAGGAACATAGACTTGCATCTTGACAGCTACTGCAACTGGCCCTGCCAGTCTGCTGTTTGTGCACAGTGACATCTTATTAGTTGTATATTCAGTTTAACTGCTGAACCAAATTGCTTATTCAGTCAGTATCTAAGACTTAAATATGGTTTGCAGAAGTTGCTTTAAGAGTTGAAACCAGAAAAATACTAATTATAAAAATTAGGCATGTATGTATATAGTTTCACCTGTATGGATGTCAAAAAGAGTTGATGGGTCTCTTTCTGCTCTGAAATAGGAAAATGAAAAGATTTCTTGATAGGATAAGGGTGGGTGTACTCACACTTCTTCACTTGTTATAAGTGAGAAGACTTCTCAGTGACAGAGAATGTTAATTTTGAGTAACATTCAAGCCAAACTTACAGGCTTTTCTGTGAATTTTACTGAACTACACTCTGCAGCTGCATCTTGTTCTGGCTCCCTCATTGTGGAAGAAAATTTGCAATTGATCTGGACAGTAGGATTTTAACCTTTTTAATGATACTCTAGCAGAAGGTAAAACAGCAACTCGGACtgctgagaaaaacaaacaagaacagtAAACAGCTGATGAACCGGTCAGTTTACAATGaccagtgacagcagcagcagctggtttaAGAACATCTCACCACATCCACTCATTTGACTGATCACTGGGTACTTTTAATTGGAGCCGCAGGTAGGCATTTCAGGAACTCATAGCAACCCTGTTGCCATTCCTTCTTCCAAAGTTCTCTCCCAGACGTGTAGGAGGTCATGCCATGAGATGGGAAAAGAAGGGGCAGGGCCTTGCCGGGGCCATGTCCCTGCAGCAGCTGTGCCAGAGCCCTCTGTGCCACCACCAGGGTCAGGAGCGCGCTGACCTGAGTCAGGTGAGGGGTGTCCTGTTCGCCAGGCCTCTGTCTGTCTGCTGCACAGGAGCGTGGACAAGGACCGGTGCAGCAGCTACAGCAGGGGACCTATTTTGTGGACATGTCAGCTCTGGCTGCTGTGTTCTTATGGGTGACAACAGTCCTGTCTTTGCTGTGTGGTGGTTCTCCCATCGCCATCACCCTGTGTTCCTTTCCCACTGGCTCCTTACAGTACCAGTACAGGGTTAGCTTGTTGTACTTTGCTTGTGCTCGAAGGGGTTCCGTTAATGCCACTCAGTCACAGCCTTCACAGAACACCACCCTTTTCCACagattgttttttttccactcagtacTAGTGAGAGCTTAAAAGTCATCAATTTGGACATCATCTTCAAAAGCAAGTGCTGTAAGATGATTGAGGAAAGGTGGACAGTCTGAGCACCCTCGCTCCAGAAGAAAGAGACCAGGGAGGAAATCGTGCATACACCCAGAGGGATGGCCTGAAGAGGACAAGGATCAAGTACTCCTGTTGGTCAAGAGTCAGGCTGTTAATAGGTTTaagctgcagaaggaaaactCCAgtctaaaaattaagaaaattataTAACTGGAGAAAAAGTTAGACAGTGGAACCTGTTGCCAAGACAGAGGTTGTGAAACTGGAGATATTCAAGGCTAGGCTAGACACCCATCCATCAGGGCCAGTTAACAATGCAAACAGCTTGACTAGATGACCCAGTAACAGTCCCTTCCAATACAAATACATTCAAGAGGCTTCTGAAATGTAGTTGGCAGCTTGTCCACTTACAGCACAGTTGTGATTTGTTATTGCCAGATGTACCATCAGTGCCCTATGCTAAAGCAAGTCATGTATAAGATTTaatagctttgtttttttttcccctactaggTTCACCTTGCCCTTAATTCATGTGAAGACCTGTTGGAAACACCTAGAAACATAACGGTTTTCAGTCTCCTCATAAATTCTGTTGTGTCCAGGAAGAGCCTGTCCAAATGAGCAAGACATCCCAACAGAACACCGCTACAGATGCGAACGGAGTAAGCGTGATTCACACCCAAGCACACACCAGTGGTTTGCAGCAGGTTCCCCAGCTGGTGCCTGTTAGTCCTGGTGGAGGAGGCAAAGCTGTGCCTCCGagcaaacagggaaagaaaaattcCTTTGTGGATAGAAACAGTGATGAGTATCGTCAGCGCAGAGAGCGAAACAACATGGCAGTGAAAAAGAGCCGgttaaaaagcaagcagaaagcgCAAGACACGTTGCAGAGGGTCAACCAGctcaaagaagaaaatgaacGTTTAGAGGCAAAAATTAAGCTCCTGACCAAGGAGCTGAGCGTACTGAAAGACTTGTTCCTTGAGCACGCACACAATCTTGCAGACAATGTGCAACCTGTTGGCACTGAAACCACCACAACAAATCCAGAAAACAATGGACAGTAGACACTGTTGCAACCTTATGAAATGAACTCTGGAGGTGCAGCTTGTCTGCAACGCCCATGCAGTAACCAAGCAAAAACTGTGTTCTTTTAACCATCACTTTGTGGAGATATTCTTTTTGGGTTTAACACTGAATATTTGATACAATTAAACCAGAAACTTTGggtatttgttttaaatatttttcttctctaaaagaTTTATCTAATAAATGCAGATCTCAGTTCATAGCCAACAAGGAGCTTAGTATTAGGGAAATAGCATTTTCACAGAAGTGTTCACTTACCTTCTTATAGTTTGCATAATGGGAGGAATCCAGCAGGATGGTTCACTGTAGTCAGAAACTCATAATTggataaaatgtcttttaaataccttttagTGTATTTAAgccctttttttcctccattataTATTACAAAACTGCAAAGGCCATGGTGGGGGGGGGTCCTTGCTTTCCTGTTAGTTGGACTACTTTAAATCTGTAGAGCAAGTCCTGTAAAGCACCACTTAGGTCTCTCTTGTCCAGTTATAGTTAATGGGGAGGGGGTAGTAATTGTGAGCTGGGATGCTTAGTGATGTTTTCTAGAAAAATAGCAAATACTAT is part of the Patagioenas fasciata isolate bPatFas1 chromosome 13, bPatFas1.hap1, whole genome shotgun sequence genome and harbors:
- the CEBPG gene encoding CCAAT/enhancer-binding protein gamma — translated: MSKTSQQNTATDANGVSVIHTQAHTSGLQQVPQLVPVSPGGGGKAVPPSKQGKKNSFVDRNSDEYRQRRERNNMAVKKSRLKSKQKAQDTLQRVNQLKEENERLEAKIKLLTKELSVLKDLFLEHAHNLADNVQPVGTETTTTNPENNGQ